From Candidatus Campbellbacteria bacterium:
GTGTCTGTTGCAGATGTGTTGAATACATTGTGTTGTGCTCCTGCGGGAACAATAACCGCATCACCATCACTAACATTGTATTCTGTTTCATTAATCACCACCTTCCCTTCCCCTCTTTCAAATCGAAAAAACTGATCCCCGTCTTCGTGTACTTCCGAACCAATCTCTTCACCAGGAAGAAGCGACATGAGAACTAATTGGCAGTGTTGTGCGGTATAGAGCACTTTTCTAAAAGAGTTATTTTCAACAGTGAGTTTTTCAATATTTTCCTTGTATCCTTTTTTCATGGTTATATATTTAGATATGTAATAGTATCTTAATTATACCCCCATTAAACGAATAACACCGTACATCACACCAATACCGAGGATGGTTGCAAATGTTGTCCATTTCACAGGATGTGCGTGGTGACTCTCGGGCAGTAAATCACTTGCACCGATGTACAAGAAAAATCCAGAGAAAAGAGCAAGAAGAAGTGCAAGTGTTGCATCCTGAACCGAAAAGAAGAGGGTTGAAAGAACACCGAGAACGGGCGCGCATGCATCAACGAGGAGCCATCGCAGTGCTTGTTTTCTATTTCCACCATTTTTGAGAATAAAACCAACGGTGTTGATACCGTCTGAAAAATCATGCGTCAAAACCGCAACAGCAACAATCGCACCAACTGCAGGAGAAACTTGAAATGCTAAACCAATTCCAACACCATCAAGAAAACTGTGCAATGACAAACTTCCTGCACCAACCCTCCCCCTCCCTTCATGTGCACAATGCTCGTCGTGTCCGTGCATCAAAAATAATCTATCGAGCAACAAATACAACACAAAACCAACCGCCATTATAGTGGTGATAAAAGATGCAGAGTATGTCATGCCACCCAATGAAATCGCTTCTGGAATTAAATCAAAAAACGCTACACCAATAACCGCACCGGCACTAAATCCTAATATCAAATGAAGACGATCTTTGAGGTGTAGTGCAAACAATCCACCTAAAAGTGTTGCTAAAAATGTTGCAATAGTAATTATGACAATAATCATGTACCAAAGTATATAACCTATAGGAAAGCAAGGGAACACTGGGATTCATGGAGTCTACTGAACTTTTCTGCTAGGATGGCATTAATGGACGCAAAAACCCCATGGGATGTAATTGTAATCGGTGGAGGGCCCTCTGGCATGATGGCAGCGGGTACCGCAGCACAAAATAGTGCTAAGGTTCTTCTCATTGAAAAGAACGGTAAGCTTGGAGAAAAACTTCTCATTACGGGTGGTGGTCGGTGCAATGTCACCAACTCAGAATTTGATACTAGAAAATTTCTTGAAAAATTTAAAGAAAATGGCAAGTTTCTTTTTTCTGCGTTTGCACAGTGGGGCGTAAAGGAAACATTGGACTTTTTTCACACCCGAGGTATGCCGACGAAGGTAGAAGCAGAATTGCGTACATTTCCTACATCAAATTCCGCACAGTCTGTGTGGGGTGTCCTCGTTAAAAATATACAAAAACACAACGTAGAAATACTCTCCAATTCGCCAGTCACCGATATTGTTCGTGAAGATGGAAATATTGTCGGTGTCCAATTACAAAGTAAAAAAATAGTCCGTGGAAAATCTATCATCATTGCAACAGGAGGAACGTCTCGACCAGAAACAGGTTCTACGGGGGACGCATATGCGTGGCTTCAAAAAATTGGGCATACTGTGGTATTGCCTACTCCATCGCTCGTCCCTGTGGCGCTTAAAGATGTATGGGTAAAAAAACTTGCTGGAATTACATTGTCTGATATCAAAATAACGGTGTTTCAAAATGAAAAAAAATATTTTATAGCAAAAGGTAAAATTTTGTTTACCCATGTAGGTATCAGTGGACCAACGGTACTCAATATGAGTAAAGATATTGGTGAACTTTTGAAATATGGAGATGGTGAAGTTGTGTGTGCTCTAGATTTGCTCCCTACACACGATTACGGAAAACTAAATACTGCTCTCCAAGAACTCTTCAAAGAACACGATAAGAAAAAATTTCAAAATGCTCTTTCAAATCTCATCCCCAAAGCACTGGTTCCTATAATTATAGAACTCGGGGGTTTTAATGGAGAAACACACTGCAATAGCATCACACGAGAAGAGCGTCTTAAGCTTGTGAAGACACTTAAACACATTCCACTACACGTGAAGAAGTTACTAGGCACTGAAAAAGCAATTATCACGAGCGGAGGAGTTGTTCTGGATGAAATAGATTTCAAAACAATGCGCTCTCGTCTCTTTCCAAATCTTTATATTATCGGTGACATGTTGGATGTTGATAGACCTTCTGGTGGATACAGTTTACAGCTTTGTTGGACGACTGGGTTTGTTGCTGGACTGTCAGCATCAAAACAGGCATAAAAGTACACCCAGCACTCAATCTTTGCTTAAAAGTTGAGTGCTGGGTATACTGCCTTATTACCTACTCTATATGGAAAAACCTCTATTCCCCATGCGGATTAACAAGTATTTGGCGCTGAAGAAGCACTCTACACGACGTGGTGCCGATGAACTCATCAAAAAGAAGCAGGTTTTTATTAATGGAAAATTGGCTGTTCTTGGCGACAAAGTAAACGAAAAAGATGAGGTGGATGTACGCTACCGTGGAAAACAAAAACCATACCTCTATATCGCCTACAATAAACCACGAGGTATCATCACACACTCTGCACAAGAGGGTGAGCAAGAGATTAAACAAGTTGTGGCTGTCAAAGACGTGTTCCCTGTTGGACGTTTGGATAAAGATTCACATGGTCTTATTATCCTCACGAATGACGGACGTATTACTGAACGACTTCTTGGTCCTACCTATGCGCACGAAAAAGAGTACCTCGTCAAAACAAAAAATAAACTACGACCAAATTTCAAAGAAAAAATGGAGGCGGGAGTACAAATCGAAAAAGAACACACCGGAAAGTGTAAGGTTCGTATTCTTAACGATCATACATTTAAAGTAATACTCACCGAGGGAAAGAAACATCAGATTCGACGCATGTGTGTTGCTCTTTTTCAAGAAGTACAAGACCTCAAGCGTGTACGCATTATGAATGTTGAGCTTGACGACCTCACCGAAGGAGAACACCGCGAACTGAAAGGTGAAGAACTCCGCACCTTTTTACACACACTGGAGTTGGCGTAGTTTTGAGAAATCTATTTTTCCAAATCAAGAATATCGTCAATACGAATTTTCTCCACAAATTCGGGTACGTGAGACACTAACACCATCGCTCCTTCATACTTGTTGAGCGCTTCAGCAATAACAGGAATGTGACGGAAGTTGATATGGTTTGTGGGCTCGTCAAGAATGAGAAGTCCTGGTTTTTGAAGTACGAGTCGTGCAAATGCAACAAGTCCCTTCTGCCCCTCTGAAAGACTACCGATTTTACTTTGAATAAGTTCTGCATTAATAAGAAATCCCGCAGCGGTTGCACGCATAGTTTCTTCTACACGTTCCTTCATCACGCTTCCAAGGGACTCATAGACAGTGTCTTCAAAATTGAGTGTTGAGAAATCCTGTCGATAGTATCCGACGGTTGCACCTTCTAAAATTTTTGAACCGTCCGCTGTCCCCTTGGCAATTGCTTCCAAAAGCGTGCTTTTACCAATACCATTCGGTCCTTTTAAGAGAAGGTGCCAATTTTTGCGCACGGTGACATTCGCCTTTCGTTCTACAAACTTGTGTGTTTTTGGACTCATCGTCTTAAACTTGGTAATCGTGAGGATATCTCCAACCAGCCCTTTTTGAAACGGAATAATAAACGGACGAATAGTTTTATCGTCTTTCCGTGTGTCCACCTTACTTTCCTCAAGTTCTTCGGCTTCTTCACGCATACGCCTTGCAACTAAACGCATTTTTCCTCCTTTGTGTGCAAAAAAGTTTGCCTTGTCTTTGTTGTCTTGAATTTTTTTAGCAAGTTGTGCATTTTTTCGATTCTCTCGCTCCACTTGAGCAGCAATCTGCTCAACCACATCAAAATAGTTTCCAACGTACTGTTGCACTTTTTGAGTATAGATATCCAAGTACAACACAGCATCAGTAAATGCATTTAAAAATTCCGAGTCATGCGAAATAACCATCAGTGTTTTTTTATACGCTCTCAAAAAATCAGTGAGGTGTTCAATACCCGCTTTATCCAAATTATTTGTCGGCTCATCAAGAAGAAGTAAATCTGGGTCTTGAATTAATGCAGACGCAAGAAGGAGCCGTGCCTGCTGACCTCCAGAAAAAGAACGTATGATTCGTTCGTGCATTTTTTCGTGCCCTTTCAAGTTCACCACCTCAAGCACATCATCAATCTTGGGATCAATGTTGTGAATTTTCCCAATATCTTTTCGCAAACCTGCTTGTACGGAATCTTCAAATGCTTTTACAAAAAAATCTCGCACCGTCAAACTAAGTTCATCACGAGGAATAACTTGTCGAGCAATCGCAATTGTAAGTCCATTCACTCGAGACACCTCACCGTCTTCTGGCTCCACTATTCCTGTAATAAGCTTAAAAATAGTACTTTTTCCACCACCATTTTGTCCCATGATGGTCAATTTTGAATTTCGACGTATAGAGAAAGAAACCTCATCAAGTATGGGTTTTGTGGGCTCGTACGCAAAACTGAGCTCTTCGAAACGCAGTATTATTTCATCTCGGGACACGGGACATGCACAATAGCACAAAAAGGCCCTATTCGGATACCTCGGGCTACAGAAGAATGAAATTCCCAATCACCTTATCATCTAAAGATTCAGCAAGTAGAGATGCTATAGAAAAATCATCGTGATGTGTATATTCCGACGGTATTGCACAGACCTTACACCCTGCAGAAACACCAGCCTTCACACCATTAAGAGAGTCCTCAAAAACTAAACACTCTTCGGGAGAAACACCGAGTTGTGCAATGCATTTCAAATAAATTTCAGGATCTGGCTTACCCCTTTCAACCATATCTCCAGAAACAATAAACTCAAACTCACTTTCAAGATTAAACTTTTTAAGAAGCACGCCCACCAAAAAACGTCGTGAGGATGTTCCGATACACTTTCGAATACTGTGTTCATTCAAAAAAGTAAGTAGACTATCGAGACCTTTAAGTTTTTCCACTGACTCACTATATATTCTCACAAGCTCAGCATCTTGTTCTTTAAAAAGATCTTTAACGTTTTCATTTTTCCCCCAATATATATTGAGCCCCTCTATAACCTCGGAAGCACGTTTCCCCATGAAACTATTTTTCAATTCTAGCGTGTACTCTTTTCCACGCTTCTTTGACATAGCACCGTGCACAACAGAATATGCCGATTCTGTATCAAACATCAGCCCGTCCATATCAAAGATAGCTACTTTAATCATGATAATTACTCATTAGCCAGAATATACGCGCGGGTTTTTGGACCAAAATATCCTGTCGCAGGTGAAATGTTGTGTGCCACTTGGTACTCAATAAGGGAGCGTTGTGTGATAGGGCCAAAGTAGCCCGTTGCTCCCGCAGATGCCAATGCAACGGCGGATGGTCCGGTATTTTTTGCAATAAGAAATCCTTGAAGTGTAGCAACAGGAGGTCCTTGTGAATCAAGTGTGAGGTCTCCTACTGCCGTTGCTCCCACAGGAGTAGATGTCGGAATAGCCTTGAGTTCCTTTTCTATATCACTAGGAAGTTCAATACCTGCACCCTTTGCTTGCCACAGCTCACTTTGATAGTGTTCTACAACAAATGAAATAAATTCGTCTTCATCATCTACATCATTCAAAGCATCTGTAAGGAACTCTATTTTATCTTTGAGTGAAAACTCGCGAGTCAAGCGTGGAAATGGGTCAGTCGCCTCTCGACCGTCACGAATTTCAAGATGAAGGTGTGCTGCCCCACCAGATGCGTTACCGGTATTGCCAACAAGCCCAACGAGCTCACCTTCATCAAGCTCGTCGCCGTTTGAAACCGAAATTTCACTCAAGTGCATATACACGAATGTTTCGCCTCCCGGATTCGCGGTAGTGACATATTTACCTGAGCTTGAACCTGTACCAGTACGGGTAACAACGGCCTCCGTAGGAGATACAACAGGTGCTCCTTTTGGTGCCATAATATCCTCTCCTTCGTGCTCTCTCGTCCCCTCTCCACGCGGATCGCCGAAGTTGGGCCATAGCATGCCGGGTGTCACACCAAAAAGAACTGGAATAGGAAGATGCTCAACCGCATCGTCGTCCAATTTATTGATTTTGGTACGATAGGAACTTGACATGCGTCTACTATATTGAGCATCCACAGACAGCGGTATGCATACACTTAAAATAAAAATAAAGAAACCGAGGAAAAGAGCGATGCGAGGAGGTAATTTATTCATATCTTAGTATAGCAAATAGACATGGCACAAAAAACATCCCCGCCGGCGCTAGTGTGCGCGGGCGGGGTACGGTGTTGCTCCCCTTCATGGGGAAAGAAGAACTGTGGCGGGTGGTGGAAAACACTTTTTAGCCTCCCCCATCTGCTCATTTGACATCTGAAAATTGGCGGATGACACCTCGTTATCGACGGATGCCATCACCACCAACGGGATTGTGGCGGTCGCGTCGACCGTCAGCGTCACGTGCGAGAGCGCAACAACCTTCAGAAAGACACGTCCGCCTGCAGAATACCGAAACATGACACTTGGCCCTTGCGGAGTACTCCTTGTAAAGACGAAGAAGTCTCCACAGCGAACTTCTCCGGTCGATGTCACAACGTCTGCAACCGACACCAGTGGGTACTTTGGCTGTGCTTGTGCTGCACCGGTAATGCATAGCGCAACGAGAAACATCCCTAGCTTTTTCATGTTCTACCCCCCTTTTCGTTTGGCCACTCTGACCGTATTGTGCACCTCGTAGTTTTGGAATGCAACTGTGTTGCTTTAAGGTGTTCCTGTAGTTGAAGAAGTGCTACTTGTCGCATCTGCTGGTGGCACTCCAGTAGACGAGGTTGTGGTAGAAGAAGTGGTAACTACGGTAGTGGTCGCACTTCCCGCAGAAGATGTTGCTACTACTGCCGACGTGGAGGCGACGGGTGTCGTCCCCACCACCGTTGATACTGTTCCCATTCCCCGGGGTGTTCCTGTTGTTACGGTTACCTCTGTCGTTGTTGTTACTTCTGTTGTTGATGTCGCCGTTGGTTCAATAAGACTCGGTATTCCATTCTGACATACATACGAACCATACCCCGCTCCCGCTACACCACCGATAAGAAGTGCTGCAAAAAGCAGGAGTATGTTTTGAATGGATGGGCTCAAAACACCGCTTGTTGTTTTTGAAGATAGTTCCTTTTTTTGTGATTCAGATGTATTTTTTTCATCCTCTGCGTCTTTGTCTCCATCATCCGTGTTTATCTCCGGCAACTTTAAAAAGTTAAGCGATGCGGAATTGATAACATACCGCATTTCTTTTGTATCGTCATGTATTTTTTCTATTGTGTATCCCAAATGACCACTACACTCTTTGCATGTTACTTCGCTCTTTCCGGCCGTTGTGCCATCAGGGATGAGAACTACGTCTTTTATGTTGATTGGACCAGTAAATGTCGGCCATCCATTTTCTGCCTCACATTTTGAAAGCGATGCAAATAAAGCAGTGCCACAGAAGGCACATGTGTAGACACCGTGCTCATCATGGTCCCAAAATTTGCCAGAAAAAGGACGCTCGGTGTCCTTCTGTCGCATGACGCGATACTGCTCTGGATTTAATTTCTTTTTGAAAGCTTCTTCGTCCATATCCACCATATCACTCACACTATTGTACCGCGGGGTACAAAGTAAATAGTGCCTTAATGCCCGCAAGGTTTCGTTCCCACTCGATTGTCTCGTGTGTTTGAAGTTCCACAGTAACAGCAGGAATGTTGATAGATGCAAGCCATCCTTCGGCGTCACCAGTAATCGGATATGCGTCAAATATTGTAACAGCGGGATATCCTGAAGCACCAGCATAGGCATTCATCACAGAAAGTGTCTCGGGAAGAATCCCCTTCTCACACTCTGATGCATAGACCGCATTTGACTGACTGTGCCAAAAAACAACTGCAGACGGTGTATCTTTCAAGATAAAATCACGGAGAGCGGTGGTTTCTGGTTCAGAAAATGCTGATGTTCCTGCAGAAACTATTTGTGAACGCCACGTACTTTCGCTCTTCCATTTACAATCAAAATTACGATTCAAATCAACACCGTGCGCATTGAATCGCCCCGATGCGGCAACCTCTTGAGACGAGGAAACATCTGCACTGGTAAAACGTCCATCTTTACCAACTACCTTAAAGACACCGTCGGGATTGGCGGATGGAATAACGGTAATGGTTAGGTTGGTAGGAATAATTGTGGGGTTTGCCGTGAGAAAATCCATGAATTGATATGCAAGAAGTACACTATTCCATTCATATCCGCCATGTATTCCGCCCACAAATAATAGGTGTATCGCTCCTGTCCCGTATGTGTACGCATCAATAGTACGGCCTTGCACAGACGTACCAATCACCTCATGTGTACCTACATTCTCTGTCTTCTCATCTGGTATTGGTAGTGGTTCGAGTGTCTTTCCACGCAGACTGAAAAAGACAAATACACCTATACCAAGTACAGCGAGAATACCAATAACTGTGACGATTCGCCTCAAAGAGAAAGATCGCATTACTCCAAATTAGTCAGTTTTATTTAGTGTAGGCCTTAAAGAGTGCCTCGATACCAGCCTTGTTTTTTGCCCACTCAGTGTCGGTGTGGTTAGTGAGAAGAACGCTGATTGCAGGAATGTTGTTCTTGGCCAACCAATTCACCATGTCACCTGTTGTCTCGTAGAAATCAAAGCTTTCGTATGCAGGATATCCAGAAGCTTTTGCATATGCGTTTGTCACCGCGAGTGTCTCTGGAGGAACGGGGCCATTACAACTTGATGCATAGACACCACCAGCGGCGCTGTACCACACAACAACTGCAGTAGGATCAAGTGCGTTTACATAATCACGGACAGCTTTACTTTCTGGTTCAGAAAATACGCTCGTTCCACCGGAAACCGATTTGTTCTGCCATGTACCTGTTGCTTGCCAGTCACAATCAAAGTTTCGATTGAGGTCAACATTGTTTGCATTGAAACGACCAGACACAGCAACTGCTTGTGATGGTGAAACATCTGCTGATGTAAAACGTCCATCAGTACCCACAACTTTAGTAAGACCGTCTGGGTTCACTACTGGAATAACACTAACCTGTATGTTTGCGGGGATAGCAGAAGGATTTGCTTTCAAATAGTCCATCAATTCATATGCAACCTGAACCGTGTTCCATTCATATCCGCCGTGTATACCTCCAACAAAGAGAAGTTTTGTACTACCTTTGCCGTAGTTGTAGGCAAGAATGTCGCGCCCTTGCACAGACGTACCAATAACAACTTGGGCCTTATCACCCTGGTCTTCACCAGGAGGTACAACCACCGTGGTTGTAGTCGTAGTTGTTGTTGCAACTGGATTAGGCACATCTACTGTCTTTTGTTTCATCAAAAAATAACCACCAACAATAATGAGAATAATGACGACGAGTGCAATGATTGTTTTTTTCATCTTATGAGAGACCTAGCGTCTAATTATATTTTTTATAAATACCACCTAAATTCTATAGGGCACCGCCCATTTCATCACTTCCCGTCAATCTCTAACGGGATTCATATGCCATATAGTATACGGCAAAAACTACCTACTAGCCAACACCCCAAAATCCCCTTATGTTGTAAGGCTTTCTTGGTTCCATTGACCCAACAATTTATACAAAAAAGAAAAAAATGCTGTGACTATACTTCAAGAGATATTCTCCAAAGAATACGTATGTAGCGACAATTATGGACTCTCCTATACAAATACCGAGAATAAACTTGTGTACATTAACCCGTAGTGTCCCACACACGTAACAAATAATATCCGTTGGTAAAAATGGTGACACCGCCCAAAAAATAATAATCGGCAGCTCGTTCTTTTCAAGCGCACTTTTTATTTGCGCAACCCGTTCATGGTGGTGTTTTTCAAAAAACAAATCAAGGTGCAGGAACTCTGAAAAATAATACACACTCAGAGAGGAAACAATAATACCTGCCATTATAAGTATGAAGAGTGGAAGTGGCTCAAAAAATAAGAGTCCAGCAATAATGAGATATGTTGATGGGATGAGCGTAAAACCGCGTAGTGATCCTACAACCAAAAGTATCGCATACCCGAGATAGACTGATACCCCCATCACACGAGCAAGCTGCCCTTGAAAAAAGGTTGGATGAAAAAAATACATATACAGCCCCCCGAGAAGCAAGGTAAGCCAGAGAAGAACAAAATATGCTTTTGAACGAAGAAAAGACATTGGTATGTTTAAAAATTATGGGTAGTTTCTACCGTCTCCGGTTATTGGGATTTCCTCCCCCAGATATTTTGGCTCTGTATGAAACATGAGATCAAGTACTGCCTTCTCATTGGCAAAAACCTCGCGAATAGTGTTGCGGAAAAGAATATTTCCAACATCCGCATTTACCCCATACGCTTGTATTCCGAGTCGGCGTGCAATAAAAACAGAACGAGGTAAATGGAACGACTGTGTGGTAATGAGCACGGAAGAAACCCCAAAAATGTCACGCGCACGATACATGGTGCTATAGGTATCAAAACCTGCGTGGTCAAGAAAAATATCCTGGTCGGGAACACCCCTATGTATAAGATAAAGGCGAACTGGATTCACCTCATTGTGACTCACGGTGCTGTTGTCGCCAGAAACAAGAATTTTTGACACCTTTCTTGCTTCATACAATCTAATGGCCATTTCAACACGGTCTACAAAAATAGGTGAGAGTGTACCATCTCCTAAAACAGCCGCCCCAGGAATAAGTGCCGCCTCGGCATCTGGAGCAGATGTAACGTCACTATATATGTATGGTTTAGTCCCTACATAGATAACACTATTGGTGACAAAAATAAAAGCAATTAAAAAACACAAGCTCACCAGAACATACAGTTTGAAACGCTTCATTCCCTAAGTATACGCTACTTTGAAATCTTCCTATCAAGACTTTTTTAAACCAGCTAGGAGAAATACGAGACCGATTGCAACCCAGAAGGAAACCATAGGCCAATTGCGGGTCTGAATTGCTTGGATGACTGCAACTCCAAAAAATAAAATAAATATCGTAATGTTTGTACCTACTGTATTCATGTGTGGGTGTATTTCAGAGTGCCCTTCCCCACGGAGTACCCAGTTTCGGCAAAAGATAACGGTCTATGCCAATGTAGCCAGCAACTTTCCATGCAAGAATCAATCCGATTGAAAGGGTGAAGAGTACGGGGTTTGAGCTCACCGTGCCTGCGAGCAGATAGTTCAAATTCATAAAGAGACCAAAGAATGCCGCAATGCCCGTGAAAAGACCAAGAATAAGTGCTATGCCGACCACCAATTCTCCCCACGCAACGAGGTGTGACCAGAAGACCGGGTATGCGAGCACAACATTTTGTAGAAAGTCTGCATACCATCCCTGTACGTCAGGATGTGCGCCAGCCGTTTTAGTTAGAGCCTTGGTAAGAAAACCGGTAATAGCACCTCCGGCGCCAGACCCAACCCACGCATCGCTGGTAACTTTGGCCCAACCAGCTACAAGCCATTCGTATCCGACATAGAGTCGTACAAAAAGCCAGAACCAAGCAACTTTCGTGTTGTTAAATAAAAAATGAGAAATCGGTGACTCCTCAATGTGGTAATGTTGCATAAAAATGAATGTGGCTAGTAATAAGATAATTGTACCTCAAAATATGGTTGCTGGCTGTGTGCCTCGCCCATAGGCTACGGCCGGGGGGGGACGATGTTGGAACCATAATAACACCGAATTAACCTTGCTCCGCTAGTCCAGCGAGTGCT
This genomic window contains:
- a CDS encoding DoxX family membrane protein, translated to MQHYHIEESPISHFLFNNTKVAWFWLFVRLYVGYEWLVAGWAKVTSDAWVGSGAGGAITGFLTKALTKTAGAHPDVQGWYADFLQNVVLAYPVFWSHLVAWGELVVGIALILGLFTGIAAFFGLFMNLNYLLAGTVSSNPVLFTLSIGLILAWKVAGYIGIDRYLLPKLGTPWGRAL